The nucleotide window TACCTAAATACCTCAATCAGATTGATATCTATGTAGCTCTGAGCAGAAGTGAAAGCTTTGGCGTTGCGATTCTCGAAGCATCCGCCTGTGGGCTTCCTGTCGTTGTTTCAGATGCGGGGGGATTGCCGGAGGTCGTTGTAAACGGAGTAACCGGCTTTGTTGTCAGACGTGAATCCCCTGAAGAAGCAGGAGAAGCCATCATGAGGATCGTGGAAAACACGGATCTTCGGGAATCAATGGGTCGAAAAGGTGTCGAGCATGTAAAATCATTATATGATTGGCAAGAAAATGTGACCGTGTTGGAAAGGATTTTGCAGGATCGTTCCAAAGGAGTTTGAATCCAAAGAAACTGAAAGCTAATCCTCTCAACTACAATATCCTCGAACTGCATGCTCGAATATTGCATGCATCCGACGAAAAATCCATACTGTTATATCGATACAAAATTTCTGTTTTATTCTTCTATGTTTTAGTCTTTAGAGATGAGGTTAAAAAATGAAGATAAAAAACAGCTCAATGCTATCTTTATTCGTAATTTCTGCATTTTTGAGTCTGGCTGTTAGCCATGGGCCTTTTTATCTCTTTCACGCAGTAGCCATCCTTTACGTATTGCTACTCATTCTTCGAGGGGGAACGCATGAGATTAAATTATCTCGATTGGCACTTCCTTTGCTTTTCGTTGTTGTTTTTTCTTTTTTTTCAACAATCTGGGCTCCAAATGCCGTTAATGCTCTTCGTTATTCAACCTATTTACTAATTGGTTTTGTTATCTTTGTTACACTTTCTTCAAATATTCCATCTATCGACATTCTTAATAAGATCTTTCGGTCTTTTCTAATAATTTCTTCATTAGATATATTCGTTTCACTGCTGGAAATTTTTACATCTTTTCGCCCCCCCGTTTCCCCTTATTCCGAGGGATTTGTACCAACTGGCTTTCATTGGAACCCGAATAATTTGGCTGCTGTCATGGTGCTGATACTTCCTTTTTTCCTTTTTTCCCATAAATTTGCTTTTAAATATATCGGTAGCATTGCAATAGTAATGATCATTTTTGCAATAGACTCAAGAGGTAATCTTCTTGCTCTCGCATTTCTTCTATTACTTTGGTTTTTCTTTTATATGAAGAGCAAGAAAAGAATTCGGGTTACCATGGCATTCTGCCTTTGTGTATTTGGACTAATAGTTTTGCCTGAATTCAAGGGAGTTCCTATTAATATTTTGGAAAGTAAAATTTCTGGTACAATTCATAGTTTTTCTCGATATGTTTCTTTTTCTTCGCAAGTGGGGCCTGGCGATTCTATTTCGACCAGACGTTTTTTAATTTACAACGGGATCAAAGCTTTAAAAGATACTTTTGGATGGGGACTGGGGGCTGGAGGCGACCAGATTCTTCAAGGTTCTTTGGGTTCAGAAATAACGAGTATGCATGCATTCTGGTTGGAAATTCTCGTGAATTTAGGAATTTCAGTCGGTGGTATTTTTATTTTATGGTATTTTTATATCGCTTTTAGATTGTTTTACGTCTTTAAGAAATCACGTTTACCTTCATTAAGGTATTACAGTGGTAGCTTATCTTTGGGTTTACTTGGTTTTTCTGTTGGAGCAATGAGTGCCAGTTCAGTCATATATGTTTTA belongs to Aminivibrio pyruvatiphilus and includes:
- a CDS encoding O-antigen ligase family protein gives rise to the protein MKIKNSSMLSLFVISAFLSLAVSHGPFYLFHAVAILYVLLLILRGGTHEIKLSRLALPLLFVVVFSFFSTIWAPNAVNALRYSTYLLIGFVIFVTLSSNIPSIDILNKIFRSFLIISSLDIFVSLLEIFTSFRPPVSPYSEGFVPTGFHWNPNNLAAVMVLILPFFLFSHKFAFKYIGSIAIVMIIFAIDSRGNLLALAFLLLLWFFFYMKSKKRIRVTMAFCLCVFGLIVLPEFKGVPINILESKISGTIHSFSRYVSFSSQVGPGDSISTRRFLIYNGIKALKDTFGWGLGAGGDQILQGSLGSEITSMHAFWLEILVNLGISVGGIFILWYFYIAFRLFYVFKKSRLPSLRYYSGSLSLGLLGFSVGAMSASSVIYVLPMWLALGLGCATIKLAKKNGSLE